ACTTCAGATGTGAAATagggtctaagctacaacatatgCGAATATGAGAAGAAAAATCTGAGTATGCATTTTTAGTTAATTGACATTAAAAAAAGTTTACATTTTAGacattttgtaaaaaataaaagtcttcaataaataaaataatttgacAACACTTGATAATCTTGTAAATTATATTAAACTCAACCTTTTATATTTTCCAGTAATGAAGACAAGCACTTATGTCCTGAATGTTTTAGCATTCAGGTTCAAAAAGCCACATTCTGACCACTTCTTCCATAGATTTTTCCTATGTGAAGTTTTATTTAAATCAAAAGTGATGCTGTCAAAAAAGTGATTCAATTGTAATGAATTTACCCAATTTGAAGTAAGTTTACgttctgaattgaaatggaattgaccccaaccctggtaaaTAACATTACACCCTAAGAAGAGCAATGCAGCATTTGTTTGCAGTCTTTTAGAAGTCAAATAGACATCTTACAAATTATTCAGCCTTCTAAGGTAATATAATATTATTTGTATACTTTGTATTTATAATTATAACATTTGGGGATGAATTTACTTTAGGACGCAAAGCAACTCCCTTTCATTGAATCATGTGCCAAGTGCTATCATTCTTCCAATCCTGTCACACAATGGAACTGCTAAGTGTTTTCAGAACAAGACCGTAATTAGTAGGTATTTGCTTTCATTGTTTTTTTCACCTTCCTAACCCCCCTTTCCTGTAAAAACTTAAAAGGTGAACATAATGTCGCAATGACTGAGTAAATATATACGACTAAAAGCAATTTGGCATCGGGAAACTTAGTACATCCTAAATTTACACAGGATTTCTATGTTTTTTTACCATAGCCCATAGAGGccttggtcaaatgtagtgtacttGATATAGGGaaaaggttgccatttgggacacaataaCACTGCTTTCACTGCTGACCTGAGACCTGTGGAAAAACAACATCCATCGTGATTCCAGGATAGGAAACTAACACTGTGAAATTGTTTATAGGAACATTTCACACAACAATTGTAAAGGAGAATGTTTTTATTCTCTTAACCTTAAGGCCTTTCTATTAAaacactctccctctatcctgttTGGCTTACAGTGAGGTTACTAAGGCCAAAACCGATCAAGCCCTTTTTAAAATCATTTCTTATTGACCGGGCAATAATGTTGTCTGAGAATTTCACAGGAACAAAAACACTTAAGAGTCTCACCTGTCTTAAAAGAAATCCTAGCAGCAAACAAGACTTTGAAAACAGTGTTTATTTCAATAACATCTCAAAAACAATAGCTATTTTGAAGCTAAATCTTGCAGTGCAGAGTTCGATGTGTCATTGAAATGTATGTTATAGTTATTCTTTAAATTGCACACAGAGTGCACAGCACGAGGACGGTTCCATCTGAAGCACACAACGCGTTtgctatatacactgctcaaaaaaataaagggaacacttaaacaacacaatgtaactccaagtcaatcacacttctggaaatcaaactgtccacttcggaagcaggaggcgctaccaggagacaggccagtagatcaggagacgtggaggccgccgtaggagggcaacaacccagcagcaggaccgctacctccgcctttgtgcaaggaggagcaggaggaacactgccagagccctgcaaaattacctccagcaggccacaaatgtgcatgtgtctgctcaaacggtcagaaatagactccatgagggtggtatgagggcccgacgtccacaggtgggggttgtgcttacagcccaacacggtgcaggacgtttggcatttaccaaagaacaccaagattggcaaattcaccactggcaccctgtgctcttcacagatgaaagcaggttcacactgagcacatgtgacagacgtgacagggtgtggagacgccatggagaacgttctgctgcctgcaacatcctccagcatgaccggtttggcagtgggtcagtcatggtgtggggtggcatttctttgggggggccgcacagccctccatgtgctcgccagaggtagcctgactgccattaggtaccgagatgagatcctcagaccccttgtgagaccatatgctggtgcggttggccctgggttcctcctaatgcaagacaatgctagacctcatgtggctggagtgtgtcagcagttcctgcaagaggaaggcattgatgctatgaacTGGGCCGCCCGTTCCcctgacctgaatccaattgagcacatctgggacataatGTCTCGCTTCATCCACCAACGTTGCACCagagactgtccaggagttggtggatgatttagtccaggtctgggaggagatccctcaggagaccatccgccacatcaggagcatgcccaggcgttgtagggaggtcatacaggctcgtcgaggccacacacactactgagcctcattttgacttgttttaaggacattacatcaaagttggatcagcctgtagtgtggttttccacttaaaTTTTGAGCGTGACTCCAaacccagacctccatgggttgataaatttgatttccattgataagttgtgtgattttgttgtcagcacattcaactacgtaaagaaaaaagtatttaataagaatatttcattcattcagatctaggatgtgttattttagtgttccctttatttttttgagcagtgtacttctCCTTGATCAGACACCAACAGTGGAATTGTCAAGGTAGAGAAACGGCACGGTGTGTATAGTTAAAAAGAGTCTCTGAACAACCAAAGCAATACATGGTGTATCCGATTAAGGGCTATACCAGGTTATGTTAACCATCTCCATTGGTTCTCTCATGGGAAAATAGCCTCCAATCTCTTGAGTGACAGTTTTCAGGGGGGGTGTCATTATTGTTTTAGTATACTGATCACCCTAGCCCCGAGACAAGGCTGCATTCCATAGGAGTCTACAACCCTTAAATCCCACGTTAGCATTTGTGTGATCATAAATTACTTAAAAGATTGGGTTTCTCTTAAATTTTGCCAACAGTTCAGTTGAGGTAAACCTCTGCCTCCTTGAGGACCTCCTCTTTCTGCTGAAAGTAGTCCCTGAACCAGGCTATATGTTCTCTCTTCTGCTGTATTGTGTAGTAGGGATTTTTAGCCAGGCCCGAGACCACCAGCTCCATGAAGTGTCTGACAGGTCCCTGGCGTGGGAAGCCTTCCTCCAGGTGTTTCTCCAGGAACACGTGCTCATGGAAGGGCACCTGGGCCTCCGCCTCAAGACCTGAGACACAGGTGGGAGAAAAGGGGTTTGGGgtcagagaagaaaaaaaaacacttgtcGAATCATGCCCCAACTGTCTTTTTCTGTCTCTACTTCAGTCAAATCGATCACATTCATAAAGCCTTTCTTTATATCAACAAGTTGTCTGTGCTTTAaagtatatatttatttacacatttaaaaaaaatataataataataatatttatttaattaggcaagtcagttaagaacaaattcttatttacaatgacgacctacaccGGCCAGTAAGCCGGCCTAGACTCCAGAGTGTGCAAAAGTGCAGTCGCGAGGAAAAACTCCCATCAGGAACTCACCAGCCTCATTGTTAATTGGATACTGCCACAGCCTGCCCTCTTTGGTCCACTGGATCATCTCCTCAAAGCCATTACGAGGCATTTGATTGGTTGACAGGGCCACTTGATTGGCTAACTCCATGTCCCATAGGGTCGGAACAGCTATATCTGTGTCTGCCTCCGGTTCAGTGCTCGGGGTGAAGATGTTCAGCCTTTTCCCTGAAAATAGACTTCTCCTGACAACCACAGGGTCAAAGGACAAGGGTCAAGTTCAATCAAGCACTATCAAATAATGTCTAGACAAAGACTACACACACTAAAATACTTCCTGGATGTGCCAGAATATTATTGGAATAGTTTGACTGATTTATTTAGGGTTATTGTACAATTTAAAAAATGCAGAAgacagaggataacacatgaaagcATTACACAAGGCTCTGATGAAGGCGATTACGACGAAACGTAAGCCTGCCTCATCAATAAATAATAATCTATATGCAGAAACAGAGCGCTACTTGTTCTTTGAGACATTTAATTATGAAtgaagacaggacatttttacttcAGCACTATAGTCCTAGCTATGTCCAGGGCATTATCCTTACCTCCTCCGTAatccaccatccaactctgcagtGATGCCTCTATCATGGGTGTAGCCCCTCCCATCTTCATCAAAGCGGATCTGATTGGCCGGCCGGGCCTTCTGCCTGCCGTCGAGCTTCTTCCCCACCTTCATGTCAGCAATGATAACCCTGAAACAATGATATCTTCTTTAGATTGCATATCTGCTTGTTTCACAGCTGTTAGATTACACTATGGACCTCTACAGCAGGGAATAAGACTCAAATTATAGTTAAAACTTTACTAATATAGTAAACATATCTAGAGCAACCTGcaatcagtgcattcaactaaagcAAGTAAAACATCCACATAATCACAATCCTTGCAAGTTAAAACCTTCAGAAATAGCTGCCAGGTGCTAAATCAGTGCTAGTAAGAGTAAATGAGAAGACACTTGCCCAATGTTGTTGACGTCCCTGTTCTTCTGTGCCTCTCCGATAGCTTCATGTTGCCTCAGCTTCTTCAGCAGCTCTGACTCGGCCTGGCTTTGGTTAGGTAAAGTAGCTGCAGCAGCAGAGACAGCAGCAACCAGCTCAGGGCTCAGTGTCGCACTGCACATACACAAAAGGGTGAATTTGGTAGAAGGGCGAGACTAGATATATGGCCACCTATTGTGAAAACAGGTGTATCAATAGAAGCAGTTGGATCAGCAGAAGATAGAAAAAAACAGAATTACGAGTCGACCACGGCACAAGTCTCCTCACCTTGGGGCAGGTGCTGGTACGTCAGCCATGCCAGTGGCCTCCTGGAACATACTGGTGGTGCTCTCCATAGCTGCTGGCATGGGCCTGGCAGCAGTCTCAGAGGTCCTCTGCACCTTTAAGGCCTTAAACTTCCTTTTGTTGGTCACCTCGACCTTCATGGCCCCAAGAAGGTCCAGCAGACTCTCCTTCCCACACTTCACAGGCTGAATTTCATCCTTGGGGGGGGCTTCTGTCTGTTGTTCCTCCTTATTGACCTCTAATATCTGCTCCTCTACAACtttgtctccctctttctttacatcTACAACCTCTTCTGTTTTAACCTGGATCTCAACAATTGTGTCACCCTCCTTTACTACCGCCATTGTTACTTCTAGCTTTTGTTTAACCTCCTCTGTTTTACTGGCTAACATGATTTCTTTCATCTCCTCACTCTCCTTTACATCCTCCAGCTTTACTTCTGGAATGGACAAAAGTGCTGTTTTAGTCTGGATTTCTTCCATTTTCTCAATATCCATCTTAACTGGAATTTCCTCCATTTTGCTCTCCTTTACAGCCTCCATTCTTACCCCGAGAATTGGCTCAACCACTGTTTTAATCTGGATTATTTCTTTGATTTTCTCACTCGCCTTTGCTGCCTCCACCTTTGATTCTATTTTTTTCTCAATCTCTTCTGTTTGTATAAGAATTTCTTCAATTTTTACGCTCTCTGTTACTCCCTCCATTTTCACCCCTACTCTCTGCTCGCTCTGTTCTGCTACCATTTTTACATAATCTTGTAGCTCGATGACCTTCTCTCCAACCATCTTTACTGCTACCTTCAGCTCATCATCCTTCAATGCACTATTTTCTTCCTTGGGAGGGAGTGGCCCTTCTTTCTTTTCACAGTGGATGACAGAGCTTGTGCCAAATGCATTGAAGACCCCTCCATTCGTAGCtctgggtgagggagagagaccttGTAAGCACAAGAAACATTAAAGCTAAATACTCTAACTTGCAAAACAGTGGCCCTCAAAGACATTGTGCTGTATTAGTACTGAAACAATGTAGACCTGCGATAGTTTGCTACATGGCTGCAAAGTGAGAATAGATTAGATCTTTATTGTAGATAAAGATGAGATGTTCCAGGGCCGGCCCACTCATTAGGCAGGATTATGCGGCAGATTTGCGAAGGTGGCATTTTCAGAGGTAAACTGGCCAAGAACAACAACACAAAATCTAACATAATTCTTCCCAAAAACAATTACAGTTCTCTCAACAATAGCAGTACCCAAATAGTCAAAGGCAGGGAGGAAAAATATTGATCTTGTCCATTCCCAGCGGGCCTCTCCGGGGTGCTGTTGGCGAGACGCATCGCTGCTGTGCTCCAACATTCCGTCAAAACATTTTACATACAGTTCCATCCCGTGGGCTAAATTGTCATGATCATTGGTTTCAAGTTGCCGCTGATGCCTTTTCTGTTTCAATCCAGACCGGCCTTGATTTCCACATCCACGGACGTTGGTTTTTGGTTCAGACTTTGTCCGGTCTGAACCAACCTtaatttggcccaaacatagacTTCTATAAATTACATCTTTTAAATTTCATTCAGAACCTAAATTGAACTTAACTTCAACATGttgaaaatatatgttttttggTATCATTTTGCTTACTGGGCCTATTCTTGTAAGGCGGCAATTTTTTGTCTAGGGTGGCAGAACAACCAGGACCAGCCCGGTGTTGGTCATTGCCATAGTAGGCATAGTTTGTTATAGTGATGTTACCTTTGATACCAGAGCCCATTCATCACTAAGCAGCTAACTTCAAAGCAGTGTGCCAAAAGCATGTTTCACTTTATCAGAAATGTCATCAATGAGGTCAGAAGCTTTGTTTGATCACATGCTTTTTTCTCttcttttttacctttatttaactaggcaagtcagttaagaacaaattcttattttcaaaacATATGTTTCAAAATGCGAGATTGCAAGGGTGCTTTCTTCGATTCCAAGCTGCTTTCAAACACCACCCATACAGTTCGGGTTTTGTACATCAAGTTCCACCTGACCTGTCACTTAACAGGTAGTCTAGGGAACATTGAGGGACGTGAGGGTATGAAGTCAAATCCCATTTAAGACACACCATCTTGATAATTATTTTGTGAAACCACACTTTCTGCACTGTTGTtcaaataatttgttttatttagtATAGTATAAGCTCCTGTCTTAAGCATAAATAATGCAATAGATTCCGTTTTAGAAAAATAGTCCaattgaatttaaaaaaagggAAGCATGATGTAAAACGCAAACCTGGTATTGCAACGGATTATAGTTAACGTTAGGTTAACAAAATCAACGTTTGACGAAATAAGTGGagggggaagaaaaaaaacaccaTCTCATCACGCTTTACTATTTGTTGACCAGCAGATCACTAATGTCCATTGTGAACAGTTAATAAAAAGCCGAGTAATGAACAGTTTCTAGGCGCAATTTGCAGAAAAAAAAAGCGCCGAAGCCTTCAGAAAGCCTCAGTTTCCCATCACTAGTGTGTAGCCTAGTTAGCTTTATGGCTCTCTAAggttgtttagctagctaacgttagctcctGTAGCTTGATTGTGCAGTAGTCATCAGACAACCTTGTGGAGGGTGATATGAGAACTTACCTGCAAATGGGGAGTGAAACCATATCACATTTCGACGACCTTAAGCATGCCTCGCGGATGTACACATGTAATGCACGATTTCTAACCGGGCAGACGGacaacagtagtattctatacATGATTGCTCTTCACAAACGCCTACAATGTCGTCTATACACGTTTCCTCCTTGTGCGACGATCAAACTGTCCGTAGTGAAAcaaatgtttaaataatgtttcCGCTCGACATTAACCACATGGGAGGGGAATGGGGGTGTGCAAGGACTGTGTTAGCTTCTTTGGTGAGTGGTTCCAGTGATGAAGAAGTCGAGAATGCAAAGATGTGCGGTCTTTCTTACCGAATTCTGATGTGCACTTCGAACATAttagaataactgtccacatGTACTTTTCCTCAGTCAACAAGACGTGTAACAATCAGCAAAATCACTAGTCTATGTCAATCTACTGTAGTATAACAGTTTAGGCTACCTATTATATTGGTCAACTTGTAAAGAAATAGCCTGGCtccgttttgaacggtcatccaactcgggaaCTCGAGCCTCTTTCTGGAGCTCCGactttctgacctgaagatcactgacgtcatgatttgacctgtATATTTTcgtgttcccagttgtcttgaaagcaccacaaGAAGCTGCAGTAGCAGCAGCACTTGCTCTGTCTGACAGATTTTCCCCTAAGGGAAAGCTTATGATAAATAAGATACATaatgaatatactgtacacatAAAGCAATTTAACCGATAAGCATGACCAGTCAATTGTATTTCCATAAATTAATAGGATAAAAAGCATAAATTCGCAATCGGATTTTTCTTTTTCTCCTGGACAATTTTATTTATCTgcttttcaacaacaacaaaaaatattgttTATAAATACTGAAATTAAATATCAGTTTGGGTGTCAGGCGTGTCCTTATAGACTTTTGCAGTTGAGTAGCGTGTAAATGTGTTAGTAGTCATCTTCAATATCCTCCCTTTCGCGAGGAAACTCAAGCATATCCTACCTGAAGGGTTTTGATATCTGCCACACCCCATGTCCGAGGAGAAAAGCATGCACACATTTACTTATCATTGTATCTATAAAATGTATTACGCAACGAACTTAATTTGTTTTGATCactttacacatttattttgggatcTACCCCCTGTAAAAGTAATTTGCTTGATGCGCGTGAGTGGAAGACGCCTGAGGAGCTTCTAATTTAATGCAAGCGCATTTTCGTCCACGTTAACTCTCCTCCGTTACCATTTTAAAAAGTAGGCAAGAGAGGTTGGAGGAGGGATGATGCAGGAGTTGAGAAAATCTCATTTAGAAAATCCCAATGATCTTTGCAGTTTTTGGACGGAGGAGGTGCGATGACGCTTAGCGTAAGAATGGCGCTGTTAAGATCTGGGATTTGTCTCCTGTGTATACACATTCGTTCGACGTGTACAAACATACTTCTCCTGAATACAAACCAAGTATTATGACTTATAGGTCTTTATGCTCTCTTGAGAACCTTGATGATCTTGAAATGGCGTCATACCGCAGTGGTGAGCGCTCTGAGGTTGAGCCAGTCCAGGATGAAGTGGGCCTACCTGCAGCGACAAGTGTAATGAAGACTTCTAACGTTTGCCCTGAGAATCCTACCAGAGATGGAAAGAGTGGATTCCTGCATTGTGGCCGACCCATATATTGTGTCGGGCTGGGTAAAGGACAAACTGGGAATGATTACATCTGAAAGTTTCTAGGAGTGGAATTGTTTTGATTTTTTGTGTATCCGCCTCCCAGAGGAAGCGGCCAATTCGAATCATGCAGCTTGAGGTGTGGTGTGCTTTGTTTTCTGTAGCAGGGCTTGTAGCAGGGTGCCTCAAATGGGTGATGGGGGGGGGACAATGGCAAGACAGAATACCCTGTCTGCTTGTTGAGCTTTGACACAGAGTTTCTTCCTAATAAGGTAAGTTTAGGTTATAATTGCTATTCTGTGAGGGCCTATGTTCTGAACCCGCTTCAGTGCTTTAGGTGCCAAGGATTCGGacatgttgcagcagtgtgtagaAGGGAGATCCTACCATGTGAGAAATGTGTAGGGGGGAATAGTCAGAGGGAATTTACAGTTGGGATAGAGAAAGCACTGTGTGTAAACGATTGGGGTGCCCATACAAGCTGGGTATCCAAAGTGCCCTGTGTGAGAGATTGCCAGAGTTCGAGAGGGGCAGAAAGTTTCCTATtttgaggcagtgaagaaagtagaggataGCCACGGGTGAGTGAGTCGACTGGGAGCCCCCAAGTGAGTAGGcctgaagagagagagctagagaggatgCATTTTAGTAAGGTTGGATTTATTGCATTTACAGCCATGGTAATCAACTGCACTGCACTGATAGAGTGGAAATCACAGAGAAAGATGTGGTAGTTGCTGCAGCAAAATGTGTGTGTGATAGATTTTAGTCTAGAAGATCTACAGGAAGTTTTGAGAGAAGGGGTTCCATCCTCCCAGGTCGAAGGTCTGGTGTAGGATAATTTAGGGCCAAGTAGTGGGATGGGG
Above is a genomic segment from Oncorhynchus masou masou isolate Uvic2021 chromosome 12, UVic_Omas_1.1, whole genome shotgun sequence containing:
- the mrps31 gene encoding 28S ribosomal protein S31, mitochondrial → MYRILLLSVCPVRNRALHVYIREACLRSSKCDMVSLPICRATNGGVFNAFGTSSVIHCEKKEGPLPPKEENSALKDDELKVAVKMVGEKVIELQDYVKMVAEQSEQRVGVKMEGVTESVKIEEILIQTEEIEKKIESKVEAAKASEKIKEIIQIKTVVEPILGVRMEAVKESKMEEIPVKMDIEKMEEIQTKTALLSIPEVKLEDVKESEEMKEIMLASKTEEVKQKLEVTMAVVKEGDTIVEIQVKTEEVVDVKKEGDKVVEEQILEVNKEEQQTEAPPKDEIQPVKCGKESLLDLLGAMKVEVTNKRKFKALKVQRTSETAARPMPAAMESTTSMFQEATGMADVPAPAPSATLSPELVAAVSAAAATLPNQSQAESELLKKLRQHEAIGEAQKNRDVNNIGVIIADMKVGKKLDGRQKARPANQIRFDEDGRGYTHDRGITAELDGGLRRRRSLFSGKRLNIFTPSTEPEADTDIAVPTLWDMELANQVALSTNQMPRNGFEEMIQWTKEGRLWQYPINNEAGLEAEAQVPFHEHVFLEKHLEEGFPRQGPVRHFMELVVSGLAKNPYYTIQQKREHIAWFRDYFQQKEEVLKEAEVYLN